TGACCGTAGATGCTTACAGGCATTGTGCATGGAAGATTGTTAATTCTCCTGCTTGTCGCAAGAACGCACCTCGCGACTCTTCTGGTATGCTGATGCTGTGCATGTTCGTCGATCCGTCACGGTCACTAGCTACACAACCGTTCCCTCCACCGCACTGCCTCTTACAGCAGAATGATTGAGAGACAAGCTCAAGATATATGTTTTTGACTGAACGGCCATTTTTTCAGGAAGGCCAACTGAACGTCTTTCCCATCTTTCCCGTTGATCGACGCGCATGCTGGGAGCTAGACTTCCCTTTCCACCGACCCCATGTGGTGTGTTTTCGTGTCCCACAAGACAACGCAACCCCCAACGAAAATATGCCAGCTATTGTACGAGGACTGGCAGCCCCGAAAGAAACTTTCCGGAATACCGGTTTCCCTGTGCTAGCTTGGAATTTCCGGATAGCATATGTCGACCTTTTCGTGGTGCAGGGAATTTTTGTCTGACCCGTGGAAGACGGGCCGTGATGAGATACTGTCCGCCTGCTCATTCTTGTCTGTGCGACTGTGCCCTTCAGTGGTCGTGGTTATGTTTCACCATCCGCTGTAAAATCGAGGCAAGGGGATGCACATTTGAAACGCTTGACAATTACGAGCGACTCTGATGAACCTGGCTCATATCTTTGTCTGCTGGTGTCCGCCTTGTACAAGCCATGCTGCCAGCTCTTGGAAACAACTGAAGAAAACGTTATAGGTCGCGGGGGGTTCGCTGACTACGCACTGGTTGCGAGCCTCCGCGAATTACAGACGTACTTTGTATGCAATCTGAAAAGCGGGAGGGGATAGGGTGCGGTTTCGACCATGGCAACTCCTAGTCCTCAAAGGCCGGGGCCTGCAAGTCTTTACGGACGCTTTCCTCAGTGCGGCGGCCACGCAAATGTCCTGTTTCACCAGTCTCCCTTACTATCACCTGACCCGTCGTCTTGTATTTCATTCCAACATGGCCATCCTACGAACACTTCTGTGGAGTATGGAGTACCCACTGCTGTTAGTGGGAATTCCTATACTCTCGCGTTTCCTTCACGCGGCAGATCGGAGGCCATGGCCGTTTCACCTCCTCAGTCATACGACTGCTCTCCTGATACTGCGATGATTCCACCTGCAGGTGGAGGGTCTTTCGCGGTCAACGAACATCACTCCGTCCCATCGCCTTACAACCCGGTCACCCAGAATTTTGCTTTGGGGCATCCGGCGCAACCCAACGTATCTGGCGTTTCTGCGGGGGCGCCCGCTTTGCCTTTTCTGAAACCCACCGAAAGAGGGTACAGCGCTCCAGCTGGCTGCTCCTTCCTTCGCCCCGTCCCTGCGTCTGGTCGGGGCCCTTTCACTCAGCAAGCAGAGTCGCCAGCGACAACGCAGACAGTCTCGCTTTCGAATTCTGTCGATCCGTATTCTgtgcctgccgcctccgcctgcgcctcacCTCCTATCCATAGAGGGACTTGCTTCCGAGGCCAGCACCAGTTCTCTGCCGTGTCTTGTCACGGCACCGCTCCTCCAGCGGAAGCTCCGGGGTGCGGTGGGATTCCCGAGTCCTTCTTATGTGCACGCCCTGCTGGGCTGACTGCTGCGGAGCCGTTCTCTGCCACGGACCCGCGCAGCAGTGTTGACGACCCGCGCCCCGGATGGGAAGCTTCTCCGCTTCCAAGTGAAGCGGGGCTTCCCACGCCTTTCTTGACGCCTCAGACTGTTTGCGGCGACGACCGCCCACCTTCGATTTCTTCCGCTTTCCAGATTCCCGCTGTCCACGCCCCAAGCGACAGGCTTTCTGAGACTGGCGTGCCCGCTCGAAGTGCAGCAAGCGTCTACTTTGCATCTCCAACGTTAGAGACACCCTCGGTGACGGCCTCTAACGCTCCTGCAGGCATTCCGGCGCTTGCCGTTTCCCccggtgcgccgcggcgtctggctCAGTCTCCCtccccgctgctgccgcctcaaATCTCCCGGGAGCTCCCAGTCGCCCCTTCTTTGCCTCCAAACTACACATCGCAGCGGTCTCAGGCACCCGGCTACCAGGAGCCAGCTCCTCACTGGGCGCTCCACTACGGAGGGGCGAGCGCTGGCGGTCATGGCCCTCGAGAGCAGGCTTTCGCGGGTCCACAGCAGctgggcgtctccgctgcttcgGATGCGTCGGAACGGGGGTTTTCCGCGGCCAGTCTGTGGCAAGCAGAAGGGCAAGACGCGGCCCGAAACGGGTCCCCAGGTCTCTTTCAGTGCAGCCGACTCCCCAGCTCTGGGGTCCATCAGATCACACCGAGTCCCACTGCGAACCTGAGCCAGGCTGCTGGAGCGTGTTGGGAGAGCGCGGCTTCGTTCTCTCAGAATCCTGCAGGTCCTTTCCTTAGACAAACGAGTGCGCACAGTTACGGGCTCGCCGACTGTCAGGACTCTGGGCTTCTCAAACCTGACGAGCGCCACTGCCTCGACGCGATCCAGCGCCTtgtgaggcagacgcaggacCTGCTCGCCCACAGCGAGCAGCGTGCAcatgctgcagcgccgcagcagctggagagCCAGCCGAAAGTGCAAACTTCGGCTGCCTTCGCGGAGGGAAGACAGGAGGGAAGCTATTCGTGGAAAGACGGCCAGGCGGGACGCATGTACAGCGACCacgacgcgcctgcctctttcTGGGGAGGGAGCCAGGAAGCTGCTTTGACGGGTCCCAACAACCACGCACGCACTTCGAGTCTCCCAACTCATTATTCCGCGGAGCCTCTCCCGCAGTGTTCCATTTTCCCCGGCTTGAGTGAGCCGGCCGCCGAGtccccgccgcgtcgaggcccGTGGGACTGGGTACCGTGCCATGAGTATGGAGGCCAGAGAGTGACAGAAAGCACCGCGCAGCAATCAAAGGGCGATCGGTACCGCTTTCGCCCCGAAGACTGCGTGTGTGAGAGCAGGTCTGGAGAAACGTTCGCTGCAGAAAAAGATTCAGGAACACCACCACTACGCGAAAGGGTTCGCGAGAGCCTGGCGTCCGTTGAACCcacaggcggaggccgccgagcgaGCCGGGACTGCGGCGGAGTGCAGAAgccaggcggcaggcgcttccGCGGAGAGACCAGAAGCGCGAGTGTCTCTTCTGGCTTAGGTTCGTCGGAAGGGGTACGTGCCTCACGCAGTCCGGAAAAAATGCCGCTGTTCCCTCTCCGCACTCGATCGGTATTGGCTTGGCAGCGAAATGCGGAGCTTTCACTTTCGTGTCATCAAGGGCCTTTTTGCGCCTCGGGAGTCTGCTTTCCAGAGGCGCCAGGCTTTACTCTCACAAGGCGACATGGCAGTGTAGGTTGGGTGTATCCTGTTGCTCAATGAAGGAGAAGGACCTCAGCTTCCTTCCTGTCGCCGTTGTCACTCTGGACTGCGTCGCGCCATTCTGACGCCTTCGTTCACGCGATGAGCTTAGAGTGCTCCTTCCACTAttcttcgcctgcgagaATATGCGGAATGAGAACTGGTGGTTGAGTTATCTAGAGACCTGTTACATCGTGTGCTGCTGCCAGCCAAGGTCCTTTAGAGGTTTGAAATAGCCAGAAGTGCGTGGAAGCTTGACGGCGCTGCCGTGCATACGCAGTGTGCTGACACGGAGCTGGTTTTTATTGCGAGACAGTATGTGTATTATGCTCCCACTGAAAGCCCGAAGGGCCTGTGCTCCACTTACGCTGGTTTCTTGTGCCTGCAGGAgtcggaaggcgacggcacCCGACTGAGATTTCTGCACGCTCCGCGTCTCACGCACGACGCGCCTAGACGATCCGATTATCCCgagaaaggcgagacgcTCTTCAGTGCGTCAAGGCCGTCGCCAGTGTCcccggctgccgcggacgGGCTTCCCGATCGCCACCCGCACCAGTCTTCCACCACGTCGTTGCCTTCTCGTCCCCCGCGCGACGTGCTTTCCCTCGCGTCGGTTCCTTCATTCTGTCTCACAACGCAAAACACGCAAGGCAGAAGCTGCCACACGTcctctgccccccccccccggttCGCCCGGTGCCTTCCGCGGACCCTCCCAGCTCCGCGTACTCCGACTGCGGGTTCAAACCGACGATCGACGGAGACAGCCTCGCGTTTTCGCGAACTCTCGGTCAGCCCGAACTGAAGCGGTCAGCAGCACACCGCAGCACGGAGAGGTCGgtgacgcggcgcgagaatggccgcggggcgagcgcgaaTCCGTCCGAGCCCCTAaggagaggcggagctcCTGTTGAGAACATGGGCGCGCCCATTGCTTCCCAGAGAATCCAGCCTTCCGAACGTGGGATCGGCGAGGCTTGTGCGAATGAGCGGACAGCTGCGATTGGCAAGCGGACGGGCCCgctgaagagagaagagtGCTCGCACGGCTTtcaggcgcagcgagagctcGGTTTTTCGGGAGGAGACTCTGACCCCCCCTaagcgaagcgaagaggGCCGTTCTggctgcggagaggcgagtTAGAGCTAGAGAAAGACCGCCTTCGTCAgcctcgagccgcgagcACCCGCCGGCCTTCaagggggaggcgcgcccaGAGAGCGTCGGGGGGGGTGGCTGCCAGCCACGGATTCAAATGCCTTTCCGCATgacgaaagagagaggagaggactctgaagaggaggcagcaggtagcctttctgtctctcgcgaggTGTCGCAGGGCAGCCAGTCGCCGGAGCCGAAGCCGGCGGAGAGTgccgaggcagagaagccgcgcgtgAAACGCATGCCAGCCAAGGACAGGATAGCAAACACACGCGGCTCCGCATCCCGCTCGCTATCGCGTCGCGACCGCGGGTCCGACGAGGAAGCAACCCTGGATGCCAACATGGAGGacgcgctgtcgtcgccctctcagAGCTTCCCAGCAGCGCTCCGGCATCCCTCGAAACTGCAAAAACCAGCCCCGCCATCTTCGACGCGGCGGGAACTGGCGAGCCGAGTTGGCAGGgcagcttcgccgtctctggGGAGCTCGGGCAGCTCTGCAGGGACGCGCAAAGGAGATTCGCAGGAACGCGCAGGGCCTAGCGGTCTTCGAGCAAAGTCGGGAAGGCCCCTAGGTCTGCAGCTGGGCGGGCGGAACGCAGGAGCTTTGCGGTATCTCACCCATGAAGAGTTGCAGGTAGGTGCGCCAGTCTTTACGcagagaaacagagagaaaagcgcgATCTTAAAATTTGGAATCAACCAACTTTTCCCCGGAAATGTGCTTTGCATTGCTTCTGCAGCCGTTCGATGAGGCGCCGTCCGTTAAAACCATCGAGGAAACGATCTTGCCCCGTCTCGGAGAGGAAGTCACGAAGGGCGACTGGACTGAACAGATCGAGACTCTCGATACGTTGAGACGTCTCGCCAAATACCACTTCTGTCTCCTTACCCCAGGTAAGACCATGCGGCGGCCATTTCCCAAagtgtcttcttcgtccaAAGGTGAGCAGTCCTAAAACGAGGTGTCTCAGATTGCCGCCTCACACAAAAGTGCACTACAGTAACCTTTGTGTCCCAGGGCAGCCACGCTGGCTGGGGGACGTGTTTTGTCCACATTTTTGGTCGCTCTGGGTGTCCTGTGACGTCGCACTCAGATATCCTGCGGCAGGCCGTTTCCGGCGTGCTGGCGTGGCTCGCCAGCCCGCGGTCGACGGTGGCGAAGAATGCGTGCCTGGCTCTGAGCGATCTTTTCTTTTTTGGAAAGAAAAAAATGGTaaggcgagagcgaacaCGCTTTTGAATCCGACCTGCGTAGTAGCGACGAGCGGTAGATGCCAGGAGGGGTTGACCGACCAGAGTCAGACTCCAGCGAGAGGCCACAATCTGCGGGTTTCGCCCAAGCCATAGGCCTGGGATGAGGCGACTCTACGGCCGTCAGATCTGCGAGAAGCTAAAGCTGTCGATCGCGGCATGCGCGCCCTAAGTAACCTCCATTCtgctcctgcggcgctgcttctctgTCGTTCAGGATCCGTGGATCGTGGAAGTCGTTGAACTCGCGATGAAAAAGGTAAGCCCTGCGCAACCAGGCGGATACCGCGTCGCTTATTTCGAATCCTGAGGTGCCGGGCCTCCAGACAGACGGTCTGAATGTGTCTTCCCGTCCACTCTCCTGTCCTTTGCCGCTGTTCCCAGTGCTGCCAGTCGAACGAGTTCCTCAACGAAGCCGTGAGAAGCGTCCTGTTCACCGCGTGTCAATCCACCTCCGAGGCGCGCGTTTTACACGCGTTCTTGCACTGCATTCCGCCTTGGTAAGTCGCCATCAAACGACCGACAAACTGGGGCTTCCATGGAGCATCTGCGTTAGAAGCTGGAGCCTCAGCGGGGAAACGGGCACAAATGCGCGATGCTGACGTACAGCGAGGTCACCTGAAGGGCGCACTTTTCGCTTTTAAGAAACCGAGCTTCATATAGAGCACACGGGAGAACTCGTGGAAACCGGTCTGGGGCGTTGACAACTTTTTCATGTGTCTTTTAGTCGACGTGGACTCAGCCGTCAGCTCTCATaggagcggcgcgagacAGCGTCCGCACCCGCGCCAAGCGACTGCCTGCGTCTGTTGTCTTGCGTGTCTCTCCGATCAGCAAGCAGCACGGCGCACGCTCGATGGCTGCGTGCTGCCTCGCGGTTCTCTTCCAGAAGTCAGGCGAGCAAGTGGGGCGGCATGGAGAGCTTCCACAAGTCGTCAAGCTGCTGTTGAATGTGAGTATCATCGTTGAGGGCCTCAGGAGGAGAAGCGGTCCACCCTGTGCGTTCGACTCAGAGCCCTTCTGGAGAGCTCGTCAGGCGTTGGGCGGCCGAGACCAGGCGCCGAGTACGCGCGTTTTGCTGTTGCATACTCAACGCGGAGATTCACAAGCGTGGCGGTCGGACGTCGcacaggcgagcggcgggctAGTGCTTTGATCAGCGGCCTCCACAGTCTCCGTCGTTTTGCTCCGTGTGGTTCTGCCTCCTTTTCAGATGGCCACAGAAGCCTCCGCAGACGTCCGCGTcacggcgcgcgtcgcgctgacCATCCTGCACAAGTGAGTTCCTCAGTTCccgggcgggggggggggggggggggggggggggggggggggagttTGGACGTTTTAGCACACATTCTGAGGCCCAGCACCGCGCGACGGAGCTGCGGCGactcctcctcgacgcgcgagttgcttctctctgtctgcggcgtctccttcagCCAACTCGACGgagcgacgctgcggcgcgtgtgcgGGTCTCTCGACGCGCGAAACAAGGTGAGGATTTGTtagctttttctggggagtacATAATACGAGGTGGAATACTGTTTTAGATCTTGAATGTTTTTGTGTACCGGATGaggacacacacacacacaagctGCAAGACTTGTCCGCGCGAGAGTTACCCCACGTAGTCTGCGCGTTTGTTTTGCTGAAGAGAGTAAAGCGCCCGCGGATGGCGGACAGAACGTTCGGACATGCAGCCCACTGCGTTGTGTCATTTCTGTAGATGGATAGCCTCGTTTCACGGACGACGGCCAAGGAAATTGAGGACACCTTGCGGACTGCGGAAACGTCGActgcgccaggcggcgggcgcgcctctctgtcgtCGTCTCTTTCCTCACTGCCTGACGAGGCGCGATCTGGTAGGCGTGCGGCTCTTGCTACATGATGCGGGGAGTGGCGAGGCAAGAACgatacagagagaggaatGTCTGCATGCGACAGCATCCGCTGCGTTCCCTGACTCCTTGTGTGTGCGCCTTTGctcaggcgcccgcgggcgaaCTGGCAACACCGGAGGATCTCGGTTGCTGTTTTCGGGCCAAACGCGCCTGTAAATTGCATGATGGGAGACAGTGTAACGGTGGAAAGGCGGAGTATGACACGTATTTGCCGGCTGTACGATGCGAAGACAAGTCGCCGTACCAATTTTTTGAGTCGGGGCGCGACATGCCACAAGGTTCGGCAGGCAGTTTATGTGCGCCTCTTGGTCCTGGGATTATTTTTGTTTTTGTGTTACACCGCTGCAAGCTTTCCACAGCACTCGTTGCGCCTTCCCTTAGGGGGGAAACTAACACCGGTTCCTCGTGAACATGCGGATACCGCTGGGGAAAACTCGGGCCGTGTCAAAATATCCTAGTTAGTTCCTCCCGAGTTCGCCCCGCTTTCTTACGCACCTACAAGTCGATGATACACTTGGCGAGACCACCATAGTAGACCACGCAAACGGGAGAAAGGGAACTGCGGGAAAATACGAACCTCCAAGACACAGTTTCGGTCCGTAGGTTTTGTACCGCAGCTAGTGGGCGGACGTGAACAAAAACAGAAGGAAGATTATGACTATCATGGCAAGAAATTCACGATTAAAAATGTATCTGGACAGGCCTTCGAAATTGTACGTAGACGCGGTGGAGGTTTGGCAGCTGGACAGCAATGCATTTTGTTGGTCTCCAGCCAGGTCTTGAGCGCAAGAAGACGTGCCCCGAAAACAAGATTAGATCGCTATCTGCGGTGAATGCTCCCATTGCTCGGCAGCGCAGCTTCTCCAATCGCGTGAAGAGCCACGGCTCCTTTTAACAACGAACGGCGGCCGTTTGCTGCGTGACTAACACACTAAACAATGAACCGCAAGCTTTGGAGCGATAAGGTAGTACTGCAGGACTCTACGTGTGCTGCTAACACCTTCCGCAAGGGGAAGGGTactgcgtctcgcggctctgTGTAGCCAATAGTTGACCCACAAAAACGAAAATGCGAAATAGATGGAAGAGGACAGTGAGATACGCACAGTGTACAGGTGCTCACGTGagaggcagccgctgcatgGCTGTAGCTGCTCAGTGCCAAAATCGTCCGGGTGGCTTGACAGACTGACCACCAGGCCAGCCTTCTCTCCGGCACGGATCTCTTGAGG
Above is a window of Besnoitia besnoiti strain Bb-Ger1 chromosome Unknown contig00007, whole genome shotgun sequence DNA encoding:
- a CDS encoding uncharacterized protein (encoded by transcript BESB_073720) encodes the protein MATPSPQRPGPASLYGRFPQCGGHANVLFHQSPLLSPDPSSCISFQHGHPTNTSVEYGVPTAVSGNSYTLAFPSRGRSEAMAVSPPQSYDCSPDTAMIPPAGGGSFAVNEHHSVPSPYNPVTQNFALGHPAQPNVSGVSAGAPALPFLKPTERGYSAPAGCSFLRPVPASGRGPFTQQAESPATTQTVSLSNSVDPYSVPAASACASPPIHRGTCFRGQHQFSAVSCHGTAPPAEAPGCGGIPESFLCARPAGLTAAEPFSATDPRSSVDDPRPGWEASPLPSEAGLPTPFLTPQTVCGDDRPPSISSAFQIPAVHAPSDRLSETGVPARSAASVYFASPTLETPSVTASNAPAGIPALAVSPGAPRRLAQSPSPLLPPQISRELPVAPSLPPNYTSQRSQAPGYQEPAPHWALHYGGASAGGHGPREQAFAGPQQLGVSAASDASERGFSAASLWQAEGQDAARNGSPGLFQCSRLPSSGVHQITPSPTANLSQAAGACWESAASFSQNPAGPFLRQTSAHSYGLADCQDSGLLKPDERHCLDAIQRLVRQTQDLLAHSEQRAHAAAPQQLESQPKVQTSAAFAEGRQEGSYSWKDGQAGRMYSDHDAPASFWGGSQEAALTGPNNHARTSSLPTHYSAEPLPQCSIFPGLSEPAAESPPRRGPWDWVPCHEYGGQRVTESTAQQSKGDRYRFRPEDCVCESRSGETFAAEKDSGTPPLRERVRESLASVEPTGGGRRASRDCGGVQKPGGRRFRGETRSASVSSGLGSSEGTIRLSRERRDALQCVKAVASVPGCRGRASRSPPAPVFHHVVAFSSPARRAFPRVGSFILSHNAKHARQKLPHVLCPPPPVRPVPSADPPSSAYSDCGFKPTIDGDSLAFSRTLGQPELKRSAAHRSTERSVTRRENGRGASANPSEPLRRGGAPVENMGAPIASQRIQPSERGIGEACANERTAAIGKRTGPLKREECSHGFQAQRELGFSGGDSDPP
- a CDS encoding uncharacterized protein (encoded by transcript BESB_073730), which encodes MPFRMTKERGEDSEEEAAGSLSVSREVSQGSQSPEPKPAESAEAEKPRVKRMPAKDRIANTRGSASRSLSRRDRGSDEEATLDANMEDALSSPSQSFPAALRHPSKLQKPAPPSSTRRELASRVGRAASPSLGSSGSSAGTRKGDSQERAGPSGLRAKSGRPLGLQLGGRNAGALRYLTHEELQPFDEAPSVKTIEETILPRLGEEVTKGDWTEQIETLDTLRRLAKYHFCLLTPDILRQAVSGVLAWLASPRSTVAKNACLALSDLFFFGKKKMDPWIVEVVELAMKKCCQSNEFLNEAVRSVLFTACQSTSEARVLHAFLHCIPPCKQHGARSMAACCLAVLFQKSGEQVGRHGELPQVVKLLLNMATEASADVRVTARVALTILHNQLDGATLRRVCGSLDARNKMDSLVSRTTAKEIEDTLRTAETSTAPGGGRASLSSSLSSLPDEARSGARGRTGNTGGSRLLFSGQTRL